A window from Triticum aestivum cultivar Chinese Spring chromosome 6D, IWGSC CS RefSeq v2.1, whole genome shotgun sequence encodes these proteins:
- the LOC123143226 gene encoding GMP synthase [glutamine-hydrolyzing] — MGSASAASLPTSAGAGENLVLILDFGSQYTHLITRRVRQLGVLSLCVSGTAPLSSLAGLRPRAVVLSGGPHSVHAEGAPSFPEGFLDFAAGAGAHVLGVCYGMQLLVQTLGGAVEPGVRQEYGDMEVEVTAPSSALYGEQGKRQSVWMSHGDEVVRLPEGFEVVARSVQGAIAAIEHREKRFYGLQYHPEVTHSPQGMETLRHFLFDVCGIKADWKMQDVLDEEIKTIKSMVGPDEHVICALSGGVDSTVAATLVHNAIGDRLHCVFVDNGLLRYKEKERVMSTFNSDLHLPVTCIDASEKFLTELKGVKDPEMKRKIIGREFIVVFDEFAHMLEQKIGKRPEYLVQGTLYPDVIESCPPPGSGRTHSHTIKSHHNVGGLPKDMKLKLIEPLKLLFKDEVRKLGSILNVPESFLKRHPFPGPGLAVRVIGDVTAGNALEVLRQVDEIFIQAIKDAGLYDEIWQAFAVFLPVQTVGVQGDQRTHSHVVALRAITSEDGMTANWYDFERPFLVDVVKKICNNVRGVNRVVLDVTSKPPATVEWE; from the exons atgggctCCGCCTCCGCGGCCTCCCTCCCGacctccgccggcgccggcgagaaCCTGGTCCTCATCCTCGACTTCGGCTCGCAGTACACCCACCTCATCACCCGCCGCGTCCGCCAGCTGGGGGTCCTATCCCTCTGCGTCTCCGGCACCGCGCCGCTCTCCTCCCTCGCGGGGCTGCGGCCCCGCGCCGTCGTGCTCTCCGGCGGGCCCCACTCGGTCCACGCCGAGGGGGCGCCCTCCTTCCCCGAGGGCTTCCTCGACTTCGCCGCGGGCGCCGGCGCGCACGTCCTCGGCGTCTGCTACGGGATGCAGCTCCTCGTCCAGACCCTCGGCGGCGCCGTCGAGCCCGGCGTAAGGCAGGAGTACGGGGACATGGAGGTGGAGGTCACCGCGCCCTCCTCCGCGCTGTACGGGGAGCAGGGGAAGCGGCAGTCCGTGTGGATGAGCCATGGCGACGAGGTCGTCAGGCTGCCCGAGGGGTTCGAGGTTGTGGCCCGCAGCGTGCAGGGCGCAATCGCCGCCATCGAGCACCGGGAGAAGCGCTTCTATGGGCTCCAGTACCACCCGGAG GTGACACATTCGCCCCAAGGAATGGAAACACTGCGCCACTTTCTTTTTGATGTTTGTGGGATTAAAGCCGACTGGAAGATGCAAGATGTACTGGATGAGGAAATTAAGACCATCAAGAGTATGGTTGGGCCTGATGAACATGTGATTTGTGCGTTATCAGGAGGAGTTGATTCAACAGTTGCAGCCACTCTTGTTCATAACGCAATAGGGGATAGGCTTCATTGTGTTTTTGTGGACAACGGGCTATTGAG ATACAAGGAGAAGGAACGTGTTATGTCAACCTTCAACAGTGACTTGCACCTTCCTGTCACATGTATTGATGCCTCGGAGAAATTTCTTACCGAGTTAAAAGGAGTCAAAGACCCAGAGATGAAAAGAAAGATTATTGGCAGGGAATTCATTGTTGTATTTGATGAATTTGCTCACATGTTAGAACAGAAGATAGGGAAAAGACCTGAATATTTGGTTCAAGGAACATTATACCCTGATGTGATTGAATCATGCCCACCCCCCGGGAGCGGGAGGACACATTCCCACACCATCAAAAGCCATCACAATGTAGGTGGTCTTCCTAAAGATATGAAGTTGAAGCTCATTGAACCACTGAAGCTCCTTTTTAAGGATGAG GTTCGGAAGTTGGGAAGTATCTTAAATGTCCCAGAGTCATTCTTAAAGCGACACCCATTTCCTGGGCCTGGTCTTGCTGTACGTGTCATAGGTGACGTTACAGCAGGCAATGCTTTGGAGGTTCTTCGTCAG GTGGATGAGATTTTTATTCAAGCCATTAAAGATGCAGGCCTCTATGATGAAATTTGGCAAGCTTTTGCTGTGTTTTTGCCTGTCCAAACAGTTGGGGTCCAGGGTGACCAGAGAACTCACTCCCATGTGGTTGCTTTAAGGGCAATTACCAGTGAGGATGGCATGACTGCAAATTG GTATGATTTTGAACGCCCGTTCCTGgttgatgtggtgaagaagatctgCAATAACGTGCGAGGCGTCAACCGTGTTGTCCTGGACGTAACATCAAAGCCACCGGCGACAGTGGAGTGGGAATAG
- the LOC123143227 gene encoding peroxidase 70 translates to MASSSSCMAWHCLLALFLLSSTAYGQLSPSFYDKSCPTLQRTVRATVTKALRAERRMGASLLRLHFHDCFVQGCDGSILLDDVAGSFVGEKTAFPNVNSVRGYEVIDQIKKDVELVCPGVVSCADIAALAARDGTSLLGGPSWAVPLGRQDSTTANMMEANSDLPAPSLNLDGLIAAFAKKQLSPRDLTALSGAHTIGFSQCQNFRGHIYNDTNIDPAFATLRQRTCPAAAPNGDTSLAPFDVQTPLVFDNAYYRNLVARRGLLHSDQELFNGASQDALVSQYAANRALFASDFATAMIKMGNLAPPTGAVTQIRRNCRVVNS, encoded by the exons ATGGCTTCCAGTTCCAGCTGCATGGCATGGCATTGCTTGCttgccctcttcctcctctcctccaccgcgTACGGGCAGCTCTCGCCGTCGTTCTACGACAAGAGCTGCCCGACGCTGCAGCGCACCGTGCGCGCCACGGTGACAAAGGcactccgcgccgagcgccgaATGGGTGCCTCCCTCCTCAGGCTCCACTTCCACGACTGTTTTGTTCAG GGTTGCGACGGATCCATTCTCTTGGATGACGTGGCTGGTAGCTTTGTGGGCGAGAAGACCGCTTTTCCCAACGTGAACTCGGTGCGGGGCTACGAGGTGATCGACCAGATCAAGAAGGACGTGGAGCTGGTCTGCCCCGgcgtcgtctcctgcgccgacatcgCCGCCCTCGCAGCACGGGACGGCACTTCTCTG CTAGGCGGGCCCAGCTGGGCTGTACCGCTCGGCCGGCAGGACTCGACGACGGCAAACATGATGGAGGCCAACAGCGACCTCCCAGCACCCAGCTTAAACCTGGACGGGCTCATCGCCGCGTTTGCCAAGAAGCAGCTGAGCCCGCGCGACCTCACGGCGCTCTCCGGCGCGCACACCATCGGCTTCTCGCAGTGCCAGAACTTCCGCGGCCACATCTACAACGACACCAACATCGACCCGGCGTTCGCCACGCTGCGCCAGCGCACCTGCCCCGCCGCGGCCCCCAACGGCGACACCAGCCTGGCGCCGTTCGACGTGCAGACGCCGCTCGTCTTCGACAACGCATACTACCGCAACCTGGTCGCCAGGCGCGGCCTGCTGCACTCGGACCAGGAGCTCTTCAACGGCGCCTCCCAGGACGCGCTGGTCAGCCAGTACGCCGCCAACCGGGCGCTCTTCGCGTCCGACTTCGCGACGGCGATGATCAAGATGGGGAACCTCGCCCCGCCCACCGGAGCCGTCACCCAGATCAGGCGCAACTGCAGGGTTGTCAACAGCTGA